A portion of the Natrinema salaciae genome contains these proteins:
- a CDS encoding DUF7123 family protein, which translates to MSMSTTAQPSTESKERRLKRYLRERAEDGELYFKGKFIADDVGMSPKEIGALMVKLSDSVSDLEIEKWSYTSATTWRVAPA; encoded by the coding sequence ATGTCGATGAGCACGACAGCCCAACCCTCCACGGAAAGCAAGGAACGCCGCCTCAAACGCTACCTGCGTGAACGCGCCGAAGACGGCGAGCTGTACTTCAAAGGCAAGTTCATCGCAGACGATGTCGGCATGTCCCCCAAGGAGATCGGCGCGCTGATGGTCAAGCTCTCGGACTCGGTCAGCGACCTCGAGATCGAGAAGTGGTCGTACACGAGCGCGACCACGTGGCGCGTCGCACCTGCCTGA
- a CDS encoding DNA-binding protein, producing MSGSPDEEKLEELRQKKMEQLQDRAESQGEGGQEAAQQQAEAQKKAVLRQHLTDEARKRLNTVKMSKPQFGEQVERQVISLARSGRIQGKIDDDKMKQLLKELKPDSQSFDIQRR from the coding sequence ATGAGTGGCTCACCCGACGAGGAGAAACTCGAGGAACTCCGACAGAAGAAGATGGAACAGCTCCAGGACCGCGCCGAGTCCCAGGGCGAGGGCGGACAGGAGGCGGCCCAGCAGCAGGCCGAGGCCCAGAAGAAGGCCGTACTGCGCCAGCACTTGACCGACGAGGCCCGGAAGCGGCTCAACACCGTCAAGATGAGCAAGCCGCAGTTCGGCGAGCAGGTCGAGCGACAGGTCATCAGCCTCGCTCGCAGCGGCCGGATCCAGGGGAAGATCGACGACGACAAGATGAAACAGCTCCTCAAGGAGCTGAAACCCGACTCGCAGAGCTTCGACATCCAGCGCCGGTGA
- a CDS encoding molybdopterin synthase, which yields MHVLGVREAEADGDALESVVDRLVDRLAERGRVGVVRYDSTIADGRQTRESITLGGDVTYDLGVDGDWTASGTGLSVADALDSLASDCEYAVVTGVPTLQSPSIAVGTAAASESEADDTILAAVGGPGDLDLDTLVRDLEAAEPHETLESLVARVKRSPRADRAGAIATFTGRVRAKDSEDDARTQYLEFEKYEGVADERMAALEADLEARADVFDVELYHRTGIVEDGEDIVFVVVLAGHREEAFRTVEDGINRLKDEVPLFKKEVTVEDEFWVHERS from the coding sequence ATGCACGTACTCGGTGTTCGCGAGGCGGAGGCCGACGGCGACGCGCTCGAGTCGGTCGTCGACCGGCTCGTCGATCGGCTCGCCGAGCGCGGTCGCGTCGGCGTCGTCAGATACGATTCGACGATCGCGGACGGCCGGCAGACGCGCGAATCGATCACGCTCGGCGGCGACGTCACCTACGACCTCGGTGTCGACGGCGACTGGACCGCTTCGGGCACCGGACTGTCCGTCGCCGACGCGCTCGATAGCCTGGCCAGCGACTGCGAGTACGCCGTCGTCACGGGCGTCCCGACGCTTCAGTCCCCCTCGATCGCCGTCGGAACTGCTGCCGCGTCCGAGAGCGAGGCTGACGACACGATCCTCGCCGCCGTCGGCGGCCCCGGCGACCTCGATCTCGATACACTCGTCCGTGACCTCGAGGCGGCCGAGCCCCACGAAACGCTCGAATCGCTCGTCGCTCGCGTCAAACGATCGCCGCGCGCCGATCGAGCGGGTGCGATCGCAACGTTTACGGGTCGAGTCCGTGCCAAAGACAGTGAGGACGACGCACGGACGCAGTACCTCGAGTTCGAGAAGTACGAGGGCGTCGCCGACGAGCGGATGGCGGCCCTCGAAGCCGACCTCGAAGCCCGCGCGGACGTCTTCGACGTGGAACTCTACCACCGAACGGGGATCGTCGAGGACGGCGAGGACATCGTCTTCGTCGTCGTGCTCGCGGGCCACCGCGAGGAGGCGTTCCGCACCGTCGAAGACGGGATCAACCGACTGAAAGACGAGGTACCGCTGTTCAAGAAAGAAGTGACGGTCGAGGATGAGTTCTGGGTCCACGAGCGATCCTGA
- a CDS encoding CapA family protein, translated as MPLRIGFTGDVMLGRLVDDRQRDRPVEAVWGTVLERLRALDGLVVNLECVLSTRGRKWTRTHRPFHFRADPDWAVPALERAGVDVCALANNHVLDYGDVALRDTIDALDEAGIAHAGAGETIDEALEPAVRTIGTATDDGDEGLEVAIVSFTDNTPEYAADEESPGTARIEIDTDDPETNRLVREALDRAREADPDLLVASLHWGPNMVTEPPESFRAFGRRLIDDGVDLIHGHSAHVAQGIEVYDGSPVIYDAGDFVDDYRVDAELRNDRSFLFDLAVTPAGRPTELRLHPTEIDGCAVREASPAAAAWSRERMRERSDPFGTAFDRDGDALVLSLAE; from the coding sequence ATGCCCCTTCGAATCGGCTTCACTGGCGACGTCATGCTCGGGCGGCTCGTCGACGACCGCCAGCGCGACCGGCCCGTCGAGGCCGTCTGGGGGACCGTCCTCGAGCGACTGCGCGCGCTCGACGGACTCGTCGTCAACCTCGAGTGCGTGCTCTCGACGCGCGGTCGGAAGTGGACGCGCACGCACCGGCCGTTTCACTTCCGGGCCGATCCCGACTGGGCGGTCCCCGCGCTCGAGCGCGCCGGCGTCGACGTCTGTGCGCTGGCGAACAACCACGTACTCGACTACGGGGACGTCGCGCTTCGCGACACCATCGACGCGCTCGACGAGGCCGGAATCGCCCACGCGGGGGCGGGGGAGACGATCGACGAGGCGCTCGAGCCCGCGGTTCGAACGATCGGGACGGCGACCGACGACGGCGACGAGGGCCTCGAGGTGGCAATCGTCTCGTTTACCGACAACACGCCGGAGTACGCTGCGGACGAGGAGTCGCCGGGGACCGCCCGGATCGAAATCGACACCGACGATCCGGAGACGAACCGACTCGTTCGGGAGGCACTCGATCGCGCACGGGAGGCTGATCCCGACCTGCTGGTGGCCTCGCTCCACTGGGGTCCGAACATGGTCACGGAGCCGCCCGAATCGTTCCGGGCGTTCGGCCGCCGGCTGATCGACGACGGCGTCGACCTGATTCACGGCCACAGCGCGCACGTCGCCCAGGGAATCGAGGTCTACGACGGTAGTCCGGTCATCTACGACGCGGGCGACTTCGTCGACGACTACCGGGTGGACGCGGAGTTGCGCAACGACCGGAGCTTCCTGTTCGATCTCGCGGTGACGCCCGCCGGCCGACCGACCGAGCTCCGACTGCATCCCACCGAGATCGACGGCTGTGCGGTCCGCGAGGCGAGTCCGGCGGCCGCCGCGTGGTCCCGCGAGCGGATGCGCGAGCGCTCCGACCCGTTCGGCACCGCGTTCGATCGCGACGGTGACGCGCTCGTCCTGTCGCTCGCGGAGTGA
- a CDS encoding DUF7411 family protein — protein MELGLLYSGGKDSTLAALLLEEFYDVTLLTAHFGVSDDWKHARETADAAGFDFERLECDPDVAREAVDRIREDGFPRNGIQLVHTHALEQLADRSFDAIADGTRRDDRVPTVSRAQAQSLEDRHDVDYIAPLSGFGRSAVDRLVEARLDVIVGPSEEIDRADYEAELRALIAAEEGPAAIAEYFPDHDQTYVTNIR, from the coding sequence ATGGAGCTCGGACTGCTCTACAGCGGTGGCAAGGACTCGACGCTCGCCGCGCTCTTGCTCGAGGAGTTTTACGACGTGACGCTGCTGACGGCTCACTTCGGCGTCAGCGACGACTGGAAACACGCCCGCGAAACGGCCGACGCCGCCGGGTTCGACTTCGAGCGCCTCGAGTGCGATCCCGACGTCGCCCGCGAGGCCGTCGACCGGATCCGCGAGGACGGGTTTCCGCGAAACGGAATCCAGCTGGTCCACACGCACGCCCTGGAGCAGCTCGCAGATCGGTCGTTCGACGCCATCGCCGACGGTACTCGGCGTGACGACCGCGTGCCGACGGTCTCGCGGGCGCAGGCCCAGAGCCTCGAGGACCGACACGACGTCGACTACATCGCGCCGCTGTCCGGATTCGGCCGGTCGGCCGTCGACAGGCTCGTCGAGGCGCGGTTGGACGTGATCGTGGGGCCGAGCGAGGAGATCGACAGGGCGGATTACGAGGCGGAGCTCCGGGCGCTGATCGCCGCGGAGGAGGGTCCTGCAGCGATCGCGGAGTACTTCCCGGACCACGACCAGACGTACGTGACGAACATCCGGTGA
- a CDS encoding site-2 protease family protein, with protein MDDVDRSGFGTASGSGQRPEDGPPIDRIESVFSVYEVRREDGQLVYYGDPLAHPERVMRELWPDFRERGYDAELERRRGEYVLVAEPTTVGVDGIPWTNVVLLLATVVSTLFVGAWWWYPSLDPFMNPIETVHAWPFSLAILGVLGVHEMGHYVMSRYHQVDASLPYFIPVPTLIGTMGAVIKMKGRMPDRKALFDIGVAGPIAGLVATVIATVIGLHLPPVTVDPALLQHPDAVRIELGYPPLLELLAAGFDQPLYRDDPATGVNPVVIGAWVGMFVTFLNLIPVGQLDGGHILRAMVGELQETIAALVPGALFALAGYLYYIQNHSLNTVFVWVLWGLLTTLFASVGPATPIQDDRLGRSRVVLGIVTFGLGLLCFMPVPVMIIE; from the coding sequence ATGGACGATGTCGATCGGTCCGGGTTCGGCACGGCGAGCGGCAGTGGCCAGCGTCCCGAAGACGGGCCGCCGATCGATCGCATCGAATCGGTGTTTTCGGTCTACGAGGTTCGGCGCGAAGACGGTCAGCTGGTATACTACGGCGACCCGCTGGCGCACCCGGAACGGGTGATGCGGGAGCTCTGGCCCGACTTCCGCGAACGCGGCTACGACGCCGAACTCGAGCGCCGCCGCGGCGAGTACGTGCTCGTCGCCGAGCCGACGACCGTCGGTGTCGACGGAATTCCGTGGACGAACGTCGTCCTGCTACTGGCGACGGTCGTTTCGACGCTGTTCGTGGGCGCGTGGTGGTGGTACCCCTCACTCGATCCGTTTATGAACCCAATCGAAACCGTCCACGCGTGGCCCTTTTCCCTGGCGATCCTCGGCGTGCTTGGCGTTCACGAGATGGGCCACTACGTCATGAGCAGATACCATCAGGTCGACGCCTCGTTGCCCTACTTCATCCCGGTCCCGACGCTCATCGGGACGATGGGGGCGGTTATCAAGATGAAGGGCCGAATGCCCGACCGCAAGGCACTGTTCGACATCGGCGTCGCCGGCCCGATCGCGGGACTGGTCGCGACGGTCATCGCGACCGTGATCGGGCTTCACCTGCCGCCCGTGACCGTCGACCCCGCGTTGCTTCAGCATCCGGACGCAGTGCGGATCGAGCTCGGCTACCCGCCGCTGCTCGAGTTGCTCGCGGCCGGGTTCGACCAGCCCCTGTACCGAGACGATCCGGCGACGGGAGTGAACCCGGTCGTCATCGGCGCGTGGGTTGGGATGTTCGTGACGTTCCTCAACCTGATTCCGGTCGGACAGCTGGACGGTGGCCACATCCTCCGGGCGATGGTCGGCGAGCTTCAGGAGACGATCGCGGCGCTCGTCCCGGGCGCGCTGTTCGCGCTTGCCGGCTATCTCTATTATATACAGAATCACAGCCTGAATACGGTCTTCGTCTGGGTGCTCTGGGGGCTGTTGACGACGCTGTTCGCGTCGGTGGGGCCGGCGACGCCGATCCAGGACGACCGCCTCGGTCGGAGCCGGGTCGTCCTCGGGATCGTCACGTTCGGTCTCGGCCTGCTCTGTTTCATGCCGGTACCGGTCATGATCATCGAGTGA
- the thiL gene encoding thiamine-phosphate kinase encodes MDERAALRLLSGELEAAGDDAAIVDGLVVTTDMLHERTDFPAGTTRYTAGWRAVGASLSDVAAMGAEATATVAAYAAPTFDRDELLAFVRGASDVCDRVGTEYVGGDLDGHDEFTVSTTAIGRTDDPVRRRGARPGDVVCVTGTLGRSAAALRLFDRGETDRANDRFRFDPRIDAGRALAPHATAMMDSSDGLARSLHQLSEASNCGFAIDSDRIPIDDAVFEVADGDDVLELATSFGEDFELVATLPEDAVPAVRDATDASLSVIGSVRDAGAAITMDDEPLADRGYTHG; translated from the coding sequence ATGGACGAACGCGCCGCCCTGCGGCTCCTGTCGGGCGAACTCGAGGCGGCCGGCGACGACGCGGCCATCGTCGACGGGCTCGTCGTGACGACGGACATGCTCCACGAGCGAACGGATTTCCCGGCTGGCACGACCCGGTACACGGCCGGCTGGCGCGCCGTCGGCGCGTCGCTGTCGGACGTGGCCGCGATGGGTGCCGAGGCCACGGCGACGGTCGCCGCCTACGCCGCGCCGACGTTCGACCGGGACGAACTGCTCGCGTTCGTTCGCGGTGCGAGCGACGTCTGTGATCGCGTCGGCACAGAGTACGTCGGCGGCGACCTCGACGGCCACGACGAGTTCACCGTGTCGACGACCGCGATCGGTCGGACCGACGATCCCGTCCGCCGGCGCGGCGCGCGCCCCGGCGACGTCGTCTGCGTTACCGGGACGCTCGGCCGGAGTGCGGCCGCACTCCGCCTGTTCGATCGCGGAGAGACGGATCGCGCGAACGACCGCTTTCGGTTCGATCCCCGGATCGACGCCGGCCGCGCACTCGCCCCGCACGCGACCGCGATGATGGACTCGAGTGACGGGCTCGCCCGATCGCTCCACCAGCTCTCCGAGGCTAGCAACTGCGGGTTCGCGATCGATTCCGATCGGATTCCGATCGACGATGCGGTCTTCGAGGTCGCCGACGGCGACGACGTACTCGAGCTGGCGACCAGCTTCGGCGAGGACTTCGAACTCGTCGCGACGCTCCCCGAGGACGCGGTCCCGGCGGTACGAGACGCGACCGACGCGTCGCTGTCGGTGATCGGATCGGTCCGCGACGCCGGCGCGGCGATCACGATGGACGACGAGCCGCTCGCGGACCGCGGCTATACGCACGGGTAG
- a CDS encoding 30S ribosomal protein S19e produces MATMYDVPADDLIEALADDLADRLEEPEWGKFAKSGVDKELPPEQDDFWATRAASLLRKVADRGPIGVERLSTEYGGAKGGSNRYQVAPDKRADGSKNLIRTILQQLEEEDLVETAEGEGRRITADGRSLLDETAGTVLEDLDRPELERYA; encoded by the coding sequence ATGGCTACGATGTACGACGTTCCGGCGGACGACCTCATCGAGGCGCTCGCCGACGATCTCGCGGATCGACTCGAGGAACCGGAGTGGGGCAAGTTCGCCAAGAGCGGCGTCGACAAGGAGCTCCCCCCCGAACAGGACGACTTCTGGGCCACCCGCGCTGCGAGTCTCCTGCGCAAGGTCGCCGACCGCGGACCGATCGGCGTCGAGCGACTCTCGACCGAGTACGGCGGTGCGAAGGGCGGTTCCAACCGCTACCAGGTCGCACCCGACAAGCGCGCCGACGGCTCGAAGAACCTGATCCGGACCATCCTCCAGCAGCTCGAGGAGGAGGACCTCGTCGAGACCGCCGAGGGCGAGGGTCGCCGGATCACCGCCGACGGGCGGAGCCTGCTCGACGAGACCGCCGGCACCGTCCTCGAAGATCTCGACCGTCCGGAACTCGAGCGCTACGCGTAA
- the pyrH gene encoding UMP kinase: protein MKVVVSIGGSVLVPEPGADRVAEHAAVIEDLIAEGCRIGAVVGGGGVAREYIGAARDLGANEIELDQLGIDVTRLNARLLIAALSEESVTAPALDYEEASEALRRDDICIMGGVAPAQTTDAVGAALAEYIDADLLVYATSVPGVYSDDPNEDDDATKYDHLSATELVDVIAGLEMNAGASAPVDLLAAKIIERSGMRTIVLDGTDPSRIARAVRFGDHEGTDIVPDGAGAEPTYWASDER from the coding sequence ATGAAAGTGGTCGTCTCTATCGGCGGGAGCGTCCTCGTCCCCGAACCCGGCGCGGACCGGGTGGCCGAGCACGCCGCCGTCATCGAAGACCTCATCGCGGAGGGCTGTCGTATCGGTGCCGTCGTCGGGGGTGGCGGCGTCGCTCGCGAGTACATCGGGGCCGCTCGAGACCTCGGGGCGAACGAAATCGAACTCGATCAGCTGGGGATCGACGTCACCCGGCTCAACGCGCGGTTGCTCATCGCGGCGCTGAGCGAGGAATCGGTGACCGCGCCCGCCCTCGACTACGAGGAGGCCAGCGAGGCGCTCCGCCGGGACGACATCTGTATCATGGGCGGCGTCGCGCCCGCCCAGACCACCGACGCCGTCGGGGCCGCGCTCGCGGAGTACATCGACGCCGACCTGCTCGTCTACGCGACGAGCGTCCCGGGCGTCTACAGCGACGACCCCAACGAGGACGACGACGCGACCAAGTACGACCACCTCTCCGCAACGGAACTGGTCGACGTCATCGCCGGCCTCGAGATGAACGCCGGGGCCTCCGCGCCGGTCGACCTGCTGGCGGCGAAGATCATCGAGCGCTCGGGAATGCGAACGATCGTCCTCGACGGCACCGATCCCAGTCGGATCGCGCGCGCGGTCCGATTCGGCGACCACGAGGGGACGGACATCGTCCCCGACGGTGCCGGCGCGGAACCGACCTACTGGGCGAGCGACGAACGATGA
- the lysS gene encoding lysine--tRNA ligase, protein MSANDDGETGAASDSTAISPYTLQREDADDARHAFWADTVADRIEDQNPEEPIVVKGGISPSGVPHLGNVNEIMRGYFVAEVLRDRGHDVRQVFTADDRDPLRKLPRTLCDLDGNLVDLGEVDAGALGRNLGAPYTDIPDPFGCCDSYGDHFATIIQDSADAVDVPIDMVSNTALYESGEFEDVTRFVLERQDRAREVLSQYQDKVDADYVPFNPICEECGKITETVTSVDLDAGEAATVDYRCTDMDAGDQTIDGCGHEGTATLREGKLPWRFEWPAQWQLLGVDFEPFGKDHAEGSWPSGQDVARNVLEIEPPVPMVYEWFTLEGRPFSSSEGNVILVSDVLELLEPEVLRYFFAKDPSKARDFSIERLDQLVDEFDRLEAIYFDEVEAGEDEEAFAERVYPFVVEEPRAERIRLPYTFAAVLGMTDDPDLREEIARREGHIPADAPEWAVEGALERVEQARNWARRTGNEFDYELKRTEIPAHEFDAATEAALEELADFIEEGHEPDEIQGEIYETAKRHDVDVGDFFGAGYRLFFDEDQGPKLGPFLAKVDREFVVGRLRRER, encoded by the coding sequence ATGAGTGCGAACGACGACGGCGAGACCGGAGCCGCTTCGGACTCGACGGCGATCAGCCCCTACACGCTCCAGCGCGAGGACGCGGACGACGCGCGCCACGCGTTCTGGGCGGATACGGTCGCAGACCGTATCGAGGACCAAAACCCCGAGGAGCCGATCGTCGTCAAGGGCGGTATCTCGCCCTCGGGGGTCCCGCACCTCGGCAACGTCAACGAGATCATGCGCGGCTACTTCGTCGCCGAGGTGCTGCGCGATCGGGGGCACGATGTTCGGCAGGTCTTCACCGCCGACGACCGCGATCCGCTCCGAAAGCTCCCGCGGACCCTCTGTGACCTCGACGGGAACCTCGTCGATCTCGGCGAGGTCGACGCGGGCGCGCTCGGCCGGAACCTCGGCGCACCCTACACGGACATCCCGGACCCGTTCGGCTGCTGTGACTCCTACGGCGACCACTTCGCGACGATCATTCAGGACAGCGCCGACGCGGTCGACGTCCCGATCGACATGGTCTCGAACACGGCGCTGTACGAATCCGGCGAGTTCGAGGACGTGACCCGGTTCGTCCTCGAGCGGCAGGATCGCGCACGCGAAGTCCTCTCCCAGTACCAGGACAAGGTCGACGCGGACTACGTCCCGTTCAACCCGATCTGCGAGGAGTGCGGCAAGATCACCGAGACGGTGACGAGCGTGGACCTCGATGCCGGCGAAGCGGCGACCGTCGACTACCGCTGTACCGACATGGACGCCGGCGACCAGACGATCGACGGCTGCGGCCACGAGGGCACCGCGACGCTGCGCGAGGGCAAGCTGCCCTGGCGCTTCGAGTGGCCCGCCCAGTGGCAGCTGCTGGGCGTCGACTTCGAACCCTTCGGCAAGGACCACGCCGAGGGGTCCTGGCCCAGCGGACAAGACGTCGCCCGGAACGTCCTCGAGATCGAGCCCCCGGTCCCGATGGTGTACGAGTGGTTCACGCTCGAGGGACGACCGTTCTCCTCCTCGGAGGGCAACGTCATCCTCGTCTCTGACGTCCTCGAACTGCTCGAGCCCGAGGTCCTGCGGTACTTCTTCGCGAAGGACCCCTCGAAAGCCCGGGACTTCAGTATCGAACGACTGGATCAGCTGGTCGACGAGTTCGACCGGCTCGAGGCGATCTACTTCGACGAAGTCGAGGCCGGCGAGGACGAGGAAGCCTTCGCCGAGCGGGTGTACCCGTTCGTCGTCGAGGAACCGCGAGCGGAGCGCATCCGGCTTCCCTACACCTTCGCCGCGGTGCTCGGGATGACCGACGACCCCGATCTGCGCGAAGAGATCGCCCGACGCGAGGGTCACATTCCGGCCGACGCCCCGGAGTGGGCCGTCGAGGGAGCCCTCGAGCGGGTCGAGCAGGCCCGAAACTGGGCGCGGCGGACCGGCAACGAGTTCGATTACGAACTCAAGCGCACGGAGATTCCGGCCCACGAGTTCGACGCGGCGACGGAAGCGGCACTCGAGGAGCTCGCGGACTTCATCGAGGAGGGTCACGAACCCGACGAGATCCAGGGTGAGATCTACGAGACCGCGAAACGCCACGACGTCGACGTCGGTGACTTCTTCGGGGCCGGCTATCGGCTGTTCTTCGACGAGGACCAGGGACCGAAGCTCG